The Penicillium oxalicum strain HP7-1 chromosome V, whole genome shotgun sequence genomic interval ATCGCTGCGGCGGGGGCTGTAAACGTGGGTAGgtgctccccccccccccctggcgGCAGATGGAGAGGGTAGCCGAAGAGCTCTTTTGCTAATGTGAGAGGGCATCCAGCGGTCAACTATCGCTtgaaggaagaagacatCGCCTACATCTTTGATCACGGCGACGTAGACGTCATCATTGTGGATCAGGAGTTTGTCAATCTCCTCGACCTGTACCGGTCGCAACATCCGAATGTCCCCATAGTCGTGGATACCGATACGGATGCCACCGAAGGAGAATTGACCGGTCCATTCGATCATGCAGTACTTGAAGGCCTGCGGTATGATTCCGAGACTGGTGGACTGGGATGGGCGGGCCTTGAAGCTCAAGCTGCCGATGAGAATTCCCTGATTGCGCTGGCCTATACCAGTGGCACGACCGCCAGACCAAAGGGGGTTGAATATACTCACCGTGGCTGCTATCTGGCGGCGCTAGCAAATGTGATCGAGTCAGGGTTAAACTCGCACCGTGGTCGAGCGAAGTATCTGTGGACCTTGCCTATGTTCCACGCGATGGGTTCGTACCGTACTTGACCAGGACTTTTGAGAAAAGCTGGGCCATCCATGCTAACATTCTGCTGCAGGGTGGACGTTCCCATGGGCAGTCACGGCAGTTCGCGGTACCCACTACTGCTTGCGCAAGATTGATTACCCAGAGATCTGGCGCCTGTTAAAGGAGGAACATATCACCCATTTCAATGCCGCGCCGACCGTCAATACGTTGCTGTGCAATTCGAAAGAAGCTGAACGACTCCCCGAACCCGTGCGTGTGACGGTGGCGGCAAGTCCGCCTACTCCTCACCTCTTCGAGCAAATGACCGACCTGAACCTCCATCCAGTGCACGTCTACGGTATGACGGAGACATACGGTCCCATCACCAAGGGGTACTATTTGCCCGAGTGGGATACCATCCCcttgaaagagaaatatCAAAAAATGGCTCGGCAGGGGCATGGCTTCATCACAAGTCTTCCTGCCCGAGTCATTCGTACTGAGACTCCCGAGGGAACGGTGGAGGATGTGAGGCAGGATGGCAAAGAAATTGGGGAGATTGTATTCTTCGGCAACATCTGCGCCAAAGGGTACTACAAGGATCCCGAGGCGACCCGCAAGCTCTTCGCTGGCGGTGTGCTTCATTCGGGCGATCTCGCCGTCTGGCATCCTGATGGTGCGATTCAGATTCTCGATCGATCGAAAGATATCATTATTAGCGGTAAGTGTCGCAGCACCAGTTCTCACAGTGCTTCACTTCTCGAGACTGACACAACCTGCCAGGCGGTGAAAAAATCTCTTCAGTCGCGTTAGAGTCCATGCTTG includes:
- a CDS encoding Acetate/butyrate--CoA ligase AAE7, peroxisomal; the encoded protein is MSGVTARLSGLLGHLSGSSTQASFEHHFNHHALSPTFFLPRAAAIEPNAEAIYHITANNKILRRSYSEAADRARGLAYYLKKRGLRRVGILCPNTPAFLESIFGIAAAGAVNVAVNYRLKEEDIAYIFDHGDVDVIIVDQEFVNLLDLYRSQHPNVPIVVDTDTDATEGELTGPFDHAVLEGLRYDSETGGLGWAGLEAQAADENSLIALAYTSGTTARPKGVEYTHRGCYLAALANVIESGLNSHRGRAKYLWTLPMFHAMGWTFPWAVTAVRGTHYCLRKIDYPEIWRLLKEEHITHFNAAPTVNTLLCNSKEAERLPEPVRVTVAASPPTPHLFEQMTDLNLHPVHVYGMTETYGPITKGYYLPEWDTIPLKEKYQKMARQGHGFITSLPARVIRTETPEGTVEDVRQDGKEIGEIVFFGNICAKGYYKDPEATRKLFAGGVLHSGDLAVWHPDGAIQILDRSKDIIISGGEKISSVALESMLATHPDILEAGVVSVPDSHWGERPKAFITVKEGKKVDGADVINWARTASGISKFMVPREVEVVPELPKTSTGKIRKNVLRDWVKGVDRSLGN